From Chitinivibrionales bacterium:
TCAATGCCGTTTTGGTTCATCTGCTCGACATATCTGCACAGGTAAAGCGCGAACGCGGCGTAGCAGTTGGTGAGCAAGGAGCCATGCAGCCAGTTGTTGGTGGTTTTCATCCACGGCGGCGGGCTCCACGGCGCGGCGAAGATCTTAATATTTGCGCCGGGCACCGCCTTTGCCTGCTTGATCATGGGGATCATCCATTGCTGGTCGTGCAAGAGGGAAAAATTATTCATGGAGAAATCATTCGCCGTGGTATCGTAGAAGTACGGCCCCACGGAAAAATCGCTTGAGCCGATCTGGGTCCGGCCCATGGTAAAGCCCGCGCCCGTAAAGGGGTTGAAGAACAGGTCCATGATTTCCTTGCGCGGCGCCGGGCCTATGTCGTTCATGCTCCACACGGCAGCCTCGGTGAACGCCGCGCCGAACCCGATGATGGTCTGGAACTTCTGAGTGGTATCAATGCTTATCGTCGGCATGGTGGAACCGTCGTCCGCCGCGAACACGAGCGGCGTCTTGACCGAAAGCCGGTCGCCCGCCTGCGAGGTCTGGACAAGGTAAACGCTCCCGGCGGGTACTGTTTTGTCAAGGACAAAGTCGTAGGTGCCGATGTAATTGTCAATGGCAAGCGAGGCCGTGTTGTAGCCGACGGATCCCGCGAGCATCGAATCAACCATGGCGGAAGACTTTGCAAGGCCGGTTGACACAGGGTTATTGTTCTGATTGACAGCCTGGCCGTGGATGGCCATGGTTCCATCAACGACGGGCATTTTAAACACGGCTGAGGCAGCCCCGATGCCGACCTTGAGAAAATAGAGCTGCGAGGCCAGACGAGAAAATCCCGATAAGGGACTCATCTGATAGCTGCCGCGGTCGAGCCACTTATCAACAAGCGAAATGATCTTCCTGCCTGAAACATCATACATCCCGACGTTGACGTGCTCCATTTTGCCCGACACCGTAAAGTTCAGGACGTTTCCCGTTAAGAAAGACATCATTGGGCCATGTCCCGGTTTTTGAGGCAATGCCGCGGTTGCTCCGGTCACGATGGAATAAGCGCCGCTCGAGTCCGTCACCGCGGATTTGCCCGCGGCAATCACGCTCACCATGGCGCCGGCAATGCCGGTGCCCGAGGCGTCCTTTACCGTGCCGGTGATAGTGATCTGCTGGGCGTAAAGTGTTGAACTGAGGATTAAAAAACAGGAAAAGGCATACCGCGTGCGAGATAACGCTGACATGACAACCCCCTTGAATTATGCCCCCTTCCCCACACCCTAAAATTTAAACCTTTCTTGGATAATTATCCAACGTTTTTCTTATATTTATATGGCAATGACGTTACGGCCAGTTTTATTTCTTTTGATTCCCGATCGCTATCCAACGGGGCATCACGAGGGCTTCCGCAGAGATTCGTGACGCCAAAATTCCTTTTTGTTTAAAACAGTCGTGTAATGCATACATTTTGTAATTATATTTATGGTAATAATGTCTCGTCTGTTCCGCTGTTAAAGACATTTAACAAGGGGGATTTAATGACTGGTTCAGCAAGTCCGGGCAAGACGATTTTCCTTATTATAGCAGGAGTAGCGCTGTTCGCCGTTGTCGTGAACGCGGAAATTCCCGCTGGTTACAAAGGCAAGCCTTACCCTCCGGGCAGCGCGCCGCATGAGATCCCGGGGAGAATCAGTTTTCACGATTATGACTATGTTTCGCCGTCCCAAGGGAGCCCGAATGGGGTCACCTTTATCCAGGACGACCTGGCCGGTTCGGCGGCGGGAAGCACGGCCGGCGGCCGAGACGGCAGCATTCCAGGCATTCCCAAGGACAGCTGCAATGCGTGGCCGGCGATGTGGAAAACCAATCATCACACTGATGACGGAATTCCCGACACGTTTTACGCAGCGGGTGTCGCGTGGCCCAACGGAGTGCGGTTTCCGGGCCCGGACACGAGCGTAAACGATTGGTATATCGGCGCCAGTCACCCGGACGGCATGACAAAGTACACGATTCACGTTCCCAAGGCGGGAAAATATTGGATCAGTTCGATCTGGGCCTCGGCTTCGCCGCCCGCCCAGTACCACCTCAGTTTCTATAACGGCGCGAGCACGGTGAGCACGCCGTCCGTCGTATGCAACGGCATGACCGCAAGTTATCATGCGTGGTATAAGTTTTCCGATTTTGCCTCCGTGCAGCTCGATTCCGGCGTTCAGGTGATGCAATTTCAGAACGAATCGATGCACCTCAACCAGGACTTCATCTATATAGCCGCGGATTCCGGCGACTTCACCACCGGCATCGAACAGCCGGCGTCAAAAGCCCCCGGCGCACCGCAGTCTAATCTGTCAATAGACCGGGGAACCATCAGGTTTGCGGTCCCCAGCGCAGGGAAAACCAAGATTTCGGTATACGACTGCCTCGGCAGGGAACTGCTGACCGTTCTGGACATGAGCGTGGCGGCGGGCCGGCATTCGGTGGCGCTGAACCAAACCGGCCTGAAAAAGGGAATTTACTTTTTGCGAATGGAGCAGGGAAATGCGAGCAGCGTGACTAAGCTCGAGCAGATCAGGTAGCTCGCTCCACGTTCTCTTATCGCAAATCCCCGGAGATGGTTTCCGGGGATTTTTTTTGCATAAATTCCACTTATTGAACCTTTCTTATCATTATATTATTTACCGGGAAGAGGAGAGATATTCCAAAAATTTCATTCCTCTATAGCGAGGGGGGTCAAATGAGGTGTTCCAGGTTGCTCCTGGCCGTAGTGGCGGTGGGAGTTTTTTTTGTGTCGCTTTCCACTGCGGCAATTCCGGCCGGCTATATCGGCAAACCCTATCCGCCGGGCAGCGGCCCCCATGAGGTTCCGGGAAGAGTCAACTTCCATGATTATGACTACGTATCACCGTCGCAGGGGCAATCAAACAACGTAACTTTTATCCAGGACGACCAGGCATATGGCGCGGTCTCCGGCGGCGGAGACGCCGGCGGCAGGGATGGCAAAGTCGCGGGCATCCCTTCTGACTCCGACAACGCGTGGCCCGCTTTCTTCGCAACAAACAAGTCGCCCTACGACCTCGACACCTTCTATGAAGCCGGCAAGGCGTGGCCAAACGGCGTTCGGTATCCCGACCCTGT
This genomic window contains:
- a CDS encoding glycoside hydrolase family 30 beta sandwich domain-containing protein, coding for MSALSRTRYAFSCFLILSSTLYAQQITITGTVKDASGTGIAGAMVSVIAAGKSAVTDSSGAYSIVTGATAALPQKPGHGPMMSFLTGNVLNFTVSGKMEHVNVGMYDVSGRKIISLVDKWLDRGSYQMSPLSGFSRLASQLYFLKVGIGAASAVFKMPVVDGTMAIHGQAVNQNNNPVSTGLAKSSAMVDSMLAGSVGYNTASLAIDNYIGTYDFVLDKTVPAGSVYLVQTSQAGDRLSVKTPLVFAADDGSTMPTISIDTTQKFQTIIGFGAAFTEAAVWSMNDIGPAPRKEIMDLFFNPFTGAGFTMGRTQIGSSDFSVGPYFYDTTANDFSMNNFSLLHDQQWMIPMIKQAKAVPGANIKIFAAPWSPPPWMKTTNNWLHGSLLTNCYAAFALYLCRYVEQMNQNGIDLWGITMQNEPAFDSPWYPSCSYTSQQEKTLLRDNFGPQLRAEGLLGKVNVMIWDHNKDLLNSWGNTIIGDTMSGKYAFGAAYHWYSGDMFDSLVAFHDKYPGKILVETEVAEPFKGYNADGTYKVDWGQAEREGHDLIGDMNHWGNGWNEWNLCVDDSGGPGWTGSVGSAPVIMNRNSKTYIVQPHYYMIAHFSKYVRPGAVRIGYLATSIPANVEFTAFRNGNGSVAVVIMNRTAAAVSIKLKQGTQIVKPSVPAHSFITMVF
- a CDS encoding T9SS type A sorting domain-containing protein; amino-acid sequence: MTGSASPGKTIFLIIAGVALFAVVVNAEIPAGYKGKPYPPGSAPHEIPGRISFHDYDYVSPSQGSPNGVTFIQDDLAGSAAGSTAGGRDGSIPGIPKDSCNAWPAMWKTNHHTDDGIPDTFYAAGVAWPNGVRFPGPDTSVNDWYIGASHPDGMTKYTIHVPKAGKYWISSIWASASPPAQYHLSFYNGASTVSTPSVVCNGMTASYHAWYKFSDFASVQLDSGVQVMQFQNESMHLNQDFIYIAADSGDFTTGIEQPASKAPGAPQSNLSIDRGTIRFAVPSAGKTKISVYDCLGRELLTVLDMSVAAGRHSVALNQTGLKKGIYFLRMEQGNASSVTKLEQIR